The proteins below are encoded in one region of Oreochromis niloticus isolate F11D_XX linkage group LG6, O_niloticus_UMD_NMBU, whole genome shotgun sequence:
- the npy2r gene encoding neuropeptide Y receptor type 2, whose product MNTAEQLNMTQVEDYQLQPSNCCSTAYTVYGENFLMEDDSTRLVAVQVILILAYSTIILFGVTGNSLVIYVVYKFKNLRTVTNFFIVNLAVADLLVNTLCLPFTLVNTLYGKWMFGQVLCFMLPCAQGMAVHVSTITLNIIALDRHRNIVYHMETKMSKDMCAVVIVITWAVSALLASPLAIFREYEMLDLSPADTLHVCAEKWPGSSMNGAIYSISMLLVQYCLPLIINSVAYIRIWNKLKNHMAHRNDRNDRNQRRKKTTKMLLTMVVVFAVSWLPFHAFQLAVDIDSSVPYMKDFKLLFTVFHIIAMCSTFVNPILYGWMNNNYRMAFMSVFKCYPLSSVTARCSKARETQKEEDGVCTDCKSTNV is encoded by the coding sequence ATGAACACAGCAGAACAATTAAACATGACTCAAGTAGAAGATTATCAGCTTCAACCTTCTAACTGCTGCTCAACCGCGTACACAGTGTATGGTGAGAACTTTCTCATGGAGGATGACAGCACAAGGCTGGTTGCAGTTCAAGTTATCCTCATCCTCGCTTACAGCACAATCATCTTGTTTGGAGTCACTGGGAACTCCTTAGTGATATACGTCGTCTACAAGTTCAAAAACCTGCGGACCGTGACCAATTTCTTTATCGTAAACTTGGCTGTTGCTGACTTGCTCGTAAACACGCTGTGCTTACCTTTCACCCTTGTCAACACCCTCTATGGCAAATGGATGTTTGGTCAGGTGTTATGCTTCATGCTACCCTGTGCTCAAGGCATGGCTGTGCACGTGTCCACCATCACTCTGAATATCATTGCTCTGGACCGCCACAGGAACATTGTCTACCACATGGAGACTAAAATGTCCAAAGACATGTGTGCTGTTGTTATCGTCATCACGTGGGCCGTCAGTGCCCTGTTGGCCAGTCCGCTTGCCATTTTCAGGGAGTACGAGATGCTTGATCTGTCACCGGCCGATACTCTTCACGTGTGTGCGGAGAAGTGGCCGGGAAGCAGCATGAATGGAGCCATCTACAGTATATCGATGCTTCTGGTTCAGTACTGTTTGCCTTTAATAATCAACTCTGTCGCTTACATTCGCATCTGGAATAAACTGAAGAATCACATGGCTCATCGAAACGATCGAAATGACCGTAATCAGCGAAGGAAGAAGACCACCAAGATGCTCCTGACCATGGTGGTGGTCTTCGCCGTCAGCTGGTTGCCTTTCCACGCCTTCCAGTTGGCCGTTGACATCGACAGCAGCGTGCCATACATGAAGGACTTCAAGCTGCTTTTCACTGTGTTCCATATCATAGCGATGTGCTCAACATTCGTCAACCCCATCCTGTACGGCTGGATGAACAACAACTACAGGATGGCTTTTATGTCTGTGTTTAAGTGTTACCCACTTTCCAGCGTGACCGCGAGATGCTCCAAAGCcagagagacacagaaagaGGAAGATGGGGTTTGTACTGACTGTAAATCCACAAATGTCTAA